Proteins from one Malaya genurostris strain Urasoe2022 chromosome 2, Malgen_1.1, whole genome shotgun sequence genomic window:
- the LOC131432596 gene encoding uncharacterized protein LOC131432596, producing MATNIKIYKICDASRFNRMALPALSSVSSLLEQASITLGKHFETIYIEADGCKIISDLALAAFETQLLMVTEEDEAWIPNFQPQTKQQSALEISGSVFMGSSQDQSGLPEEEIPLIASVTSNTGMTQAENIMDDAEMITVEFTEDKFQVAVQNKSNSNVDSEEDTSDSIEDFSSNIIERTVDATEQHVLVTGNVPTAVRAEFFRPCDQRYENLTRQICRASNDIENQSPNSNKKCNSSDGVHLQKSGKKHASTEMKFRCFNINWNKISDRLLDRLRSLQEFKINNPGIFIPASIRVTKTDLTALTNAVVDQLRMIDSMIRAETMETVSRQIFEKFPALDYTDDDGLGAGQGYVELKYKMINRNNYLNRFKSCRASISDIVMNLKKKRNSRAGTRKEYWEKTSNICEKHILSKLSRDEPNLMTNDFLLQSQAYVRYKLDEKVETIVMLSQLPVLRRRMLLNFHFEKATGVNVNDFRRYFLMKKEKIIQYSLVKNKNSHLSEKSSDYDILQFLCSLVGESFSEIIIHKEIGSRIDDIIVDNPGPVLAAVDVGYDKTMFYCYANDVRLSEGAEDILTGMEDLFTIYFVHNFMYAKSVSKFLELLQEYFFKIITFVASKSTASRIGQRQRRVRKVIADISNFDVAFEEAIE from the exons atggcgaccaatattaaaatttacaaaatatgcgACGCGTCTCGGTTCAACAGAATGGCCCTACCGGCTCTTTCCAGCGTCTCCAGTTTATTAGAACAAG caTCAATTACATTaggcaaacattttgaaactatATACATAGAAGCTGATGGATGTAAAATCATCTCTGACTTAGCATTAGCCGCCTTCGAAACTCAGCTGTTAATGGTAACTGAGGAAGATGAAGCTTGGATACCAAACTTTCAGCCACAAACGAAACAACAATCAGCTTTAGAAATTTCAG GATCAGTTTTCATGGGCTCATCCCAAGATCAATCAGGTTTGCCTGAGGAAGAAATACCCTTAATCGCTTCTGTCACGTCGAATACTGGAATGACACAAGCAGAAAATATAATGGACGATGCCGAGATGATCACCGTAGAATTCACAGAAGATAAATTTCAAGTTGCTGTACAgaacaaatcaaattcaaatgttgATAGTGAGGAGGACACTTCTGATAGTATTGAAGATTTCTCATCAAATATAATCGAGCGAACTGTTGATGCGACGGAGCAGCATGTGCTGGTGACTGGAAATGTACCAACAGCAGTGAGAGCAGAGTTTTTTCGACCTTGTGATCAACGCTATGAAAATTTAACCAGACAGATTTGCAGGGCCAGTAACGATATAGAAAATCAATCTCCAAATTCcaacaaaaaatgtaactcttCGGATGGTGTACATCTTCAGAAAAGTGGTAAAAAACACGCTTCAACAGAGATGAAATTTCGGTGTTTTAATATTAATTGGAACAAAATCAGTGACCGACTTTTAGATCGTTTACGATCTTTGCaagaatttaaaataaataatccAGGTATATTCATTCCCGCATCCATCCGTGTTACCAAGACTGATTTGACCGCATTAACGAATGCTGTGGTTGACCAGCTCCGTATGATAGACTCAATGATCCGAGCTGAGACTATGGAAACTGTGTCAcgtcaaatttttgaaaaattcccgGCTTTAGATTACACGGATGATGATGGTTTAGGAGCCGGACAAGGTTACGTTGAGTTAAAATACAAAATGATCAATCGCAATAATTATTTAAATCGATTTAAAAGCTGTCGGGCATCAATTTCGGATATCGTaatgaatttgaagaaaaagCGAAATTCTCGAGCAGGAACACGCAAGGAATATTGGGAGAAAACATCCAATATATGTGAAAAGCATATTCTGTCGAAGTTATCCCGAGATGAGCCAAATTTAATGACGAACGATTTTCTACTACAATCACAGGCTTACGTAAGATACAAATTGGACGAGAAAGTCGAGACAATTGTAATGCTATCACAGCTTCCCGTTCTTCGACGTAGGATGTTACTCAATTTTCATTTCGAAAAGGCAACTGGAGTTAACGTTAATGATTTCCGGAGgtattttttgatgaaaaaagaaaaaatcatcCAATACTCACTTGTTAAAAATAAGAATtcgcatttgagtgaaaaatcgTCCGATTATGACATTCTTCAGTTTTTATGCTCGCTTGTAGGAGAGAGTTTCAGCGAAATAATCATCCACAAAGAA ATTGGCAGCCGTATTGATGATATCATCGTAGATAATCCTGGACCGGTACTGGCAGCTGTTG ATGTTGGATATgacaaaacaatgttttattgcTATGCAAATGATGTGCGTCTTTCAGAGGGAGCGGAGGATATACTAACAGGAATGGAGGATCTTTTTACCATctattttgttcataattttatGTATGCTAAATCTGTTTCCAAATTTTTGGAGCTACTAcaggaatatttttttaaaataattactTTCGTTGCATCAAAGTCTACTGCAAGTCGAATAGGTCAAAGACAGAGAAGAGTGAGAAAAGTTATTGCAGATATATCTAATTTCGATGTAGCCTTTGAAGAAGCTATTGAATAA